Proteins from one Arthrobacter sp. DNA4 genomic window:
- the glgP gene encoding alpha-glucan family phosphorylase, translated as MKAIRRFTVRTVLPESIRPLARLASNLRWSWHRPTRELFAGLNPRLWEESGQDPIGFLGMVSREEFQQLAADQSVVERVRAAEQDLDRYLQEPRWYQGLGPDAPASIAYFSPEFGITEVLPQYSGGLGILAYDHLKAASDLGVPLIGVGLLYQAGYFKQSLSRDAWQQETYPVLDPDGLPLTLLREPSHDGNGKALEVSLPLPNGRRLLAHIWRADVGRVPLLLLDSNVPGNDDAARSITDRLYGGGGDHRLQQELLLGMGGVKALRAFQKLTGCAAPEVFHTNEGHAGFLGIERIQELMSGEQALTFDEALAAGRASTVFTTHTPVPAGIDRFEINQISHFFQAGLAPEVPVDRILELGRENYADGNPAVFNMAVMGLRLAQRANGVAKLHGEVSRGMFSALWPGFDHSEVPITSVTNGVHVPTWVDSRISKLARDQFGSEAEALGKWDLAYNVSDADVWALRREMRAALVEDVRRRLRAAWKKRGAADAELGWTDNVLDPDVLTIGFARRVPTYKRLTLMLREPARLKALLLHKEHPIQLVIAGKSHPADDAGKKMIQDLVRFTDDPEVRHRIAFLPNYDIAMARTLFPGCDVWLNNPLRPLEACGTSGMKAALNGSLNLSVLDGWWDEMYDGENGWAIPTANNDASPEERDDIEAAALYELLETQVAPRFYGSTVSEGAGSAGPSTSRSEKVPTHWVSMIKHTLSHLGPAVSAERMLRDYVNILYRPAAEAGRSATANSYAQARALASWSAKVRGAWPQVHVEHVDSVGVSEDPQIGDTLQVNAYVALNALTPEDVCVEVAYGRAEENDALADITMMELQVKEDLGSGRHLFSGSLVIDRSGPFGYTVRVLPRHDALASKAELGLIVNA; from the coding sequence GTGAAGGCAATCCGCAGGTTTACGGTCCGTACAGTCCTCCCCGAATCCATCCGGCCTTTGGCCAGGCTGGCCAGCAATTTGCGGTGGTCCTGGCACCGCCCAACCCGGGAGCTTTTCGCCGGGTTGAACCCGCGGCTGTGGGAGGAAAGCGGGCAGGACCCTATCGGTTTCCTGGGCATGGTCAGCCGGGAGGAATTCCAGCAGCTCGCCGCGGACCAGTCGGTGGTGGAACGGGTGCGCGCCGCAGAGCAGGACCTTGACCGGTACCTCCAGGAGCCACGCTGGTACCAGGGCCTGGGCCCGGATGCGCCCGCCTCCATTGCATACTTCTCGCCCGAGTTCGGCATCACCGAGGTCCTCCCCCAGTATTCGGGCGGCCTGGGAATCCTTGCTTACGACCACCTGAAGGCTGCCTCGGACCTTGGCGTTCCCCTGATCGGCGTGGGCCTGCTGTACCAGGCGGGCTATTTCAAGCAGTCACTGTCCCGCGACGCGTGGCAGCAGGAGACCTACCCCGTCCTGGATCCGGACGGCCTGCCGCTGACCCTGCTCCGGGAACCCTCCCACGACGGCAACGGCAAGGCCCTGGAGGTCTCGCTCCCCCTGCCCAACGGGCGCCGGCTGCTGGCACACATCTGGCGGGCCGACGTCGGACGCGTTCCCCTGCTCCTCCTGGACTCCAACGTGCCGGGCAATGACGACGCCGCCCGCAGCATCACCGACCGCCTGTACGGCGGCGGCGGGGACCACCGGCTCCAGCAGGAACTCCTGCTCGGGATGGGCGGGGTCAAGGCCCTGCGCGCCTTCCAGAAGCTGACGGGCTGCGCCGCACCGGAGGTCTTCCACACCAACGAAGGCCACGCGGGGTTCCTTGGCATCGAGCGCATCCAGGAACTGATGTCCGGCGAACAGGCCCTGACATTCGACGAAGCACTCGCCGCCGGACGGGCGTCCACCGTATTCACCACGCACACGCCGGTGCCGGCCGGCATCGACAGGTTCGAAATCAACCAGATCAGCCACTTCTTCCAGGCCGGCCTGGCTCCCGAGGTGCCGGTGGACAGGATCCTGGAACTGGGCAGGGAAAACTACGCGGACGGCAACCCGGCCGTCTTCAACATGGCGGTCATGGGCCTGCGCCTGGCCCAGCGCGCCAACGGCGTGGCCAAGCTCCACGGCGAGGTGTCGCGCGGCATGTTCTCCGCCCTCTGGCCCGGCTTTGACCACTCCGAGGTACCCATCACTTCAGTAACCAACGGCGTGCACGTGCCCACCTGGGTGGACAGCCGCATCTCCAAGCTCGCCCGGGACCAGTTCGGCAGCGAAGCCGAAGCGCTGGGCAAATGGGACCTCGCCTACAACGTCAGCGACGCCGACGTATGGGCGCTGCGCCGCGAGATGCGCGCCGCCTTGGTGGAAGATGTCCGCCGCCGGCTGCGCGCAGCGTGGAAGAAGCGCGGCGCGGCCGACGCAGAACTGGGCTGGACCGACAACGTCCTGGACCCGGACGTCCTCACCATCGGTTTTGCCCGCCGCGTGCCCACCTACAAGCGGCTCACGCTGATGTTGCGCGAGCCGGCGCGGCTGAAGGCGCTGCTCCTTCACAAGGAGCACCCCATCCAGCTGGTCATCGCCGGCAAGTCCCACCCGGCCGATGACGCGGGAAAGAAAATGATCCAGGACCTGGTTCGGTTCACGGATGATCCCGAGGTCCGGCACCGCATCGCGTTCCTGCCCAACTATGACATCGCCATGGCCAGGACCCTGTTCCCGGGCTGCGACGTCTGGCTGAACAACCCGCTGCGTCCGCTGGAGGCCTGCGGGACGTCCGGCATGAAGGCGGCGCTGAACGGCTCGCTGAACCTTTCCGTCCTGGACGGCTGGTGGGATGAGATGTACGACGGCGAGAACGGCTGGGCGATTCCCACGGCCAACAACGATGCTTCACCCGAGGAACGGGACGACATCGAGGCCGCAGCGCTGTATGAGCTGCTGGAAACACAGGTGGCGCCGCGATTCTACGGCAGCACGGTGTCCGAGGGAGCCGGCTCCGCCGGGCCGTCCACGAGCCGGAGCGAGAAGGTGCCCACGCACTGGGTGTCCATGATCAAGCACACCCTCTCGCACCTCGGCCCGGCCGTGTCCGCTGAGCGCATGCTCCGGGACTACGTGAACATCCTGTACCGCCCCGCCGCGGAAGCGGGACGCAGCGCCACCGCCAACTCCTATGCCCAGGCACGTGCGCTGGCATCCTGGTCCGCCAAGGTACGCGGCGCCTGGCCACAGGTCCACGTTGAGCACGTTGATTCGGTGGGGGTATCCGAGGACCCGCAGATCGGCGACACGCTCCAGGTCAACGCCTACGTGGCGCTGAACGCCCTCACCCCGGAGGACGTCTGCGTCGAGGTGGCCTACGGCCGGGCCGAAGAGAATGACGCCCTTGCCGACATCACCATGATGGAGCTCCAGGTGAAGGAAGACCTGGGCAGCGGGCGGCACCTGTTCAGCGGTTCCCTGGTCATCGACCGCTCCGGCCCGTTCGGTTACACGGTCCGCGTCCTGCCCCGGCATGATGCCCTGGCCTCCAAAGCGGAGCTCGGACTGATCGTCAACGCATAG
- a CDS encoding alpha-1,4-glucan--maltose-1-phosphate maltosyltransferase: MPQRSITEDLRFGRFPITAVQPVVEGGRFPAKALPGEAIVVGATAFREGHDQLGVSAVLLDPSGAERQRVRLAPPRGERGMGTDRWEGVLTPSETGNWSFVIEAWHDRYGTWHHNAEVKIDAGVDVELMLAEGAKLLGEASAEDFRDEVDRAALRRASEVLGDQSRSTEERLGAGFSQEIADIVARQPIRELVTVSEKYPLLVERDRAGRGAWYEFFPRSEGAVKDHNTGAWTSGNFRTAAKRLDAVAAMGFDVLYMPPIHPIGVQFRKGPNNTLVVSPNDPGSPWAIGAKEGGHDAIHPDLGSFEDFDAFVARANELGLEVALDLALQAAPDHPWVQSHPEWFTTRVDGSIAYAENPPKKYQDIYPLNFDNDPEGLSREILRIVLLWVSHGVKIFRVDNPHTKPVWFWEWLIAEVEKAEPGVVFLAEAFTRPAMMHALGRAGFQQSYTYFTWRNTKKEIATYFEEVSHESPAFFRPNFFVNTPDILTEYLQYGGPAAFRIRAVLASTGSPLWGVYAGYELFEHVARPGAEEYIDNEKFEYKARDWDAAAESGRTLAPYITRLNHIRRDHPALLDLQNLTVHQSTDDSTVVYSKHKTLPDGSKDTIIVVVNVDPHVTKECSVSLDLAALELDPQDITPGGGFYVDDLISGQSWEWGEFNYVRLDPHVEPAHILSVRRMHQ; the protein is encoded by the coding sequence ATGCCCCAGCGCAGTATCACCGAGGACTTGCGGTTTGGGCGTTTTCCCATTACTGCCGTGCAGCCCGTCGTCGAGGGCGGCAGATTCCCGGCCAAGGCCCTGCCCGGCGAAGCCATCGTTGTGGGCGCCACCGCCTTCCGCGAGGGGCATGACCAGCTCGGCGTCAGCGCCGTGCTCCTTGACCCCTCCGGTGCCGAGCGCCAGCGCGTCCGCCTTGCGCCGCCCCGCGGGGAACGTGGCATGGGCACGGACCGCTGGGAAGGGGTGCTCACGCCGTCGGAAACGGGGAACTGGTCCTTTGTGATCGAAGCCTGGCACGACCGCTACGGCACCTGGCACCACAACGCCGAGGTGAAGATCGACGCCGGAGTCGACGTCGAACTCATGCTCGCCGAAGGTGCCAAACTGCTGGGTGAAGCGTCCGCGGAGGACTTCCGGGACGAGGTGGACCGGGCAGCCCTGCGGCGTGCCTCAGAGGTCCTGGGCGACCAGTCCCGCAGCACGGAGGAACGGCTCGGGGCCGGGTTCAGCCAGGAAATCGCGGACATCGTGGCCCGCCAGCCCATCCGGGAATTGGTCACCGTTTCTGAAAAATACCCCCTCCTGGTGGAGCGGGACCGGGCCGGGCGGGGCGCCTGGTACGAGTTCTTCCCCCGGTCCGAAGGCGCCGTCAAGGACCACAACACCGGCGCCTGGACGTCAGGTAACTTCCGTACCGCCGCCAAACGGCTGGACGCCGTGGCAGCCATGGGCTTCGACGTCCTCTACATGCCCCCCATCCACCCGATTGGCGTGCAGTTCCGCAAGGGACCCAACAACACCCTGGTGGTAAGCCCCAATGATCCCGGCTCACCCTGGGCCATCGGAGCCAAGGAAGGGGGCCACGACGCCATCCACCCCGACCTCGGATCCTTCGAGGACTTCGATGCCTTCGTGGCGCGTGCCAACGAACTGGGCCTGGAGGTAGCCCTGGACCTCGCACTCCAGGCCGCCCCGGACCACCCGTGGGTGCAGTCCCATCCCGAATGGTTCACCACCAGGGTGGACGGCAGCATTGCCTACGCCGAAAACCCGCCGAAGAAGTACCAGGACATCTATCCGCTCAATTTCGATAATGATCCGGAAGGACTTTCCCGGGAAATTCTGCGGATCGTGCTGCTGTGGGTCAGCCACGGCGTAAAGATTTTCCGCGTGGATAATCCGCACACCAAACCAGTGTGGTTCTGGGAATGGCTCATTGCGGAAGTGGAAAAAGCCGAACCCGGTGTTGTTTTCCTGGCCGAAGCCTTTACCCGCCCCGCCATGATGCACGCCCTGGGCAGGGCCGGCTTCCAGCAGTCCTACACGTACTTCACGTGGCGCAACACCAAGAAGGAAATCGCGACCTACTTCGAGGAAGTCAGCCACGAATCACCGGCGTTCTTCCGGCCCAACTTCTTCGTCAACACCCCGGACATCCTCACGGAGTACCTGCAGTACGGCGGACCGGCGGCGTTCCGGATCAGGGCCGTCCTGGCCTCCACGGGAAGCCCGCTCTGGGGCGTCTACGCCGGGTATGAACTGTTCGAACACGTTGCCCGGCCCGGCGCGGAGGAGTACATCGACAACGAGAAGTTCGAGTACAAGGCCCGCGACTGGGACGCCGCCGCCGAGTCCGGACGCACGCTGGCCCCCTACATCACCAGGCTCAACCACATCCGGCGGGACCACCCCGCGCTGCTGGACCTGCAGAACCTGACGGTCCACCAGAGCACCGATGACTCCACTGTTGTCTACTCGAAGCACAAGACCCTTCCCGACGGCTCCAAGGACACCATCATCGTGGTGGTCAACGTGGACCCGCACGTTACGAAGGAATGCAGCGTCTCCCTGGACCTGGCGGCCCTTGAGCTCGACCCCCAGGACATCACCCCGGGCGGCGGCTTCTATGTGGATGACCTTATCTCCGGCCAAAGCTGGGAGTGGGGCGAGTTCAACTACGTACGGCTTGATCCGCACGTGGAGCCCGCCCACATCCTGAGCGTGAGGAGAATGCATCAGTGA
- the treS gene encoding maltose alpha-D-glucosyltransferase, whose protein sequence is MSFNPQSSGHFTPKSTFELNAPGLQHDPLWYRKAVFYEVLVRAFADANGDGSGDFSGLIDRLDYLQWLGVDCLWLPPFFQSPLRDGGYDISDYNSVLDEFGTISDFKRLVAEAHARGVRVIIDLPLNHTSDQHPWFQESRKDPDGPFGDFYVWSDTDEKYQDARIIFVDTEESNWTFDPIRRQFFWHRFFSHQPDLNFENPKVIEAVFDVVRFWLDQGIDGFRADAIPYLFEEEGTNCENLPATHEFLRRLREMVDERYPGRVIIAEANQPPNEVVEYFGTVDEPECHMAFHFPIMPRLYYALRDQKAAPIIETMRDTPDIPEGAQWGTFLRNHDELTLEMVTADERAAMLGWYAPDPRMRANIGIRRRLAPLLDNSRAEIELINALLLSLPGSPFLYYGDEIGMGDNIWLEDRDAVRTPMQWNPDRNAGFSHADPGKLYLPPIQSLVYNYAMANVEAEAAHSGSLLRWTRQILSVRKNHPAFGLGGFKHVEADHDAVLAYLRELLTSNPDGADAETILCAFNLSQHPVAATLRIPEYAGRGLRDVFGGQIFPGIGDDGTLTLTIGSHDFFWLRMRSAGSNPSSPYTQAMPILSIEN, encoded by the coding sequence GTGAGTTTCAACCCGCAAAGTTCCGGCCACTTCACTCCCAAGAGCACGTTCGAGCTAAATGCGCCTGGCCTTCAGCATGACCCTTTGTGGTACCGCAAGGCAGTGTTCTACGAAGTACTGGTCCGGGCGTTTGCGGATGCCAACGGCGATGGGTCCGGGGATTTCTCCGGACTCATCGACCGGTTGGACTACTTGCAGTGGCTGGGGGTTGATTGCCTCTGGCTGCCTCCGTTCTTCCAATCACCGCTGCGGGACGGCGGCTACGACATCTCCGACTACAACTCAGTCCTGGATGAATTCGGCACCATCAGCGACTTCAAGCGGCTTGTGGCAGAAGCCCATGCCCGCGGCGTCCGGGTGATCATCGACCTCCCGCTGAACCACACCTCTGACCAGCACCCCTGGTTCCAGGAATCCCGGAAGGATCCGGATGGTCCCTTCGGCGACTTCTATGTCTGGAGCGACACGGATGAGAAGTACCAGGACGCACGCATCATCTTCGTTGACACGGAGGAATCGAACTGGACGTTCGATCCCATCCGCCGGCAGTTCTTTTGGCACCGGTTCTTCAGCCACCAGCCGGACCTGAACTTCGAAAATCCCAAGGTGATCGAGGCCGTCTTCGATGTAGTCCGGTTCTGGCTGGACCAGGGGATTGACGGTTTCCGGGCGGACGCCATTCCCTACCTCTTTGAGGAGGAGGGCACCAACTGCGAAAACCTTCCGGCCACCCACGAGTTCCTCCGCCGGCTGCGGGAAATGGTGGATGAACGCTACCCCGGCCGCGTGATCATCGCCGAAGCGAACCAGCCGCCCAACGAGGTGGTGGAATACTTCGGCACCGTCGATGAACCCGAGTGCCACATGGCCTTCCACTTCCCCATCATGCCCCGGCTGTACTACGCGCTGCGCGACCAAAAGGCAGCGCCCATCATCGAAACCATGCGCGACACCCCGGACATCCCCGAGGGCGCGCAGTGGGGCACGTTCCTCCGCAACCACGACGAGCTGACCCTGGAAATGGTCACCGCCGATGAGCGCGCGGCAATGCTGGGCTGGTATGCCCCGGACCCACGCATGCGCGCCAACATCGGCATCCGCCGCCGGCTGGCACCCCTGCTCGATAACTCGCGGGCCGAAATAGAACTGATCAACGCGCTCCTGCTCTCCCTGCCGGGCAGCCCGTTCCTGTACTACGGAGACGAGATCGGCATGGGGGACAACATCTGGCTCGAGGACCGCGATGCCGTCCGCACCCCCATGCAGTGGAACCCGGACCGGAACGCCGGCTTTTCCCATGCCGACCCCGGCAAGCTGTACCTGCCGCCCATCCAGTCCCTGGTGTACAACTACGCCATGGCCAATGTCGAAGCCGAGGCTGCCCACTCCGGGTCCCTGCTGCGCTGGACCCGGCAGATCCTCAGCGTCCGCAAGAACCATCCCGCGTTCGGACTGGGCGGCTTCAAGCATGTGGAAGCAGACCACGATGCCGTCCTGGCGTACCTGCGCGAGCTGCTTACCAGCAACCCTGACGGTGCCGACGCCGAGACCATCCTGTGCGCCTTCAACCTCTCCCAGCACCCGGTCGCTGCCACGCTCCGGATTCCTGAATATGCCGGCCGGGGGCTCCGCGATGTGTTTGGCGGACAGATCTTCCCCGGCATCGGCGACGACGGCACCCTTACCCTGACCATCGGAAGCCACGATTTCTTCTGGCTTCGGATGCGGTCGGCGGGGTCGAACCCATCGTCGCCCTACACCCAGGCCATGCCCATCCTGTCGATAGAGAACTGA
- a CDS encoding 1,4-alpha-glucan branching enzyme, translated as MNQPILTPALTALLKEWLPQQRWFPVKTPDFAISQAGSLGLADPSGHAALAVFLLNVTTQGPDGGKRTAVVQVPLSFRPAPAGGMERALVGEAAGMDPTRPWVYDAVHDPDFVGAWLELIRQEGRADSGTATGFRVEGPYRLPTAKGVVKVLSGEQSNSSVIVDDGESAAMVKFFRVLSDGTNPEIEVGAALTKAGTSEVPATLGWVRGEWLGHGNHASSGTGQGTRYVQGELAVAHEFLAGGRDAWRLAVDAARSGTDFTAEARALGAATATVHKRLAEALGTSAGSAPKGAGPAVAMRVRNAWAEARAAVGPYDDALDALLADLAKVPDAPLQRIHGDLHLGQILQVTGQSGDESRWAILDFEGEPLRPIAERNVPDVPLRDVVGMLRSFDYAAGAAQREQEGAQVPDSWVDDCSDAFLAGYAGVIPGTVDRTSPLFVALWLDKALYEVVYEMRNRPDWVAIPVNASRRLLGSNGAGDSAGAASEGNEMTGSARTDRPGVPLPVDEGTLGRIANGEHHAPHSVLGAHLDDYGHVTIRTVKHLAEAISVVTQAGEVPMEHEAHGVWVAVLDPLEQGHVPDYRLSVTYPGKDTVTVDEPYRYLPTVGEVDLHLIGEGRHEKLWQVLGAHVQHYKSTLGDVNGVSFAVWAPNAQAVRVKGDFNAWDGREHSMRSLGSSGVWEVFIPGVTAGACYKYEILTRGGYWVEKADPLAFGTEVPPLTASRVVEPSYAFKDDEWMEARAKRDPHNSAMSVYEVHLGSWRLGLGYRELAKELVEYVKWLGFTHVEFMPVAEHPFGGSWGYQVTSYFAPTSRFGHPDEFRYLVDSLHQAGIGVLLDWVPAHFPKDAWALAQFDGEPLYEHADPALGEHPDWGTLIFDFGRTEVRNFLVANALYWLEEFHIDGLRVDAVASMLYLDYSRQEGQWRPNRFGGRENLEAISFLQEVNATVYKTHPGAVMIAEESTAFPGVTAPTSHGGLGFGLKWNMGWMHDSLKYISEDPYNRRWHHGTVTFSLVYAFTENFLLPISHDEVVHGKGSMLRKMPGDRWQQLANLRAFFAYQWAHPGKQLIFMGTEFGQEAEWSEQHGLDWWLADIPAHRGLQLLTKDLNELYASTPALYTQDNVPAGFQWINGGDADRNVLSFIRWDADGNPVVCAINFSGAPHVGYTLGVPTAGAWTEVLNTDHTTYGGSGVLNDGELKAVDEGQDGQPATLTVTLPPLGASYFKPGASTVS; from the coding sequence ATGAACCAGCCAATCCTCACTCCCGCCCTCACCGCGCTGCTCAAGGAATGGCTGCCGCAGCAGCGTTGGTTCCCGGTCAAAACCCCCGATTTCGCCATTTCCCAGGCCGGCAGCCTGGGACTGGCGGACCCCAGCGGACACGCGGCACTTGCCGTGTTCCTCCTCAACGTCACCACCCAGGGGCCCGACGGCGGCAAGCGCACCGCCGTCGTCCAGGTTCCCTTGAGCTTCCGGCCGGCACCGGCAGGGGGCATGGAGCGTGCGCTGGTGGGGGAAGCGGCCGGAATGGATCCCACCCGCCCCTGGGTTTACGACGCCGTCCACGACCCCGACTTCGTGGGCGCGTGGCTGGAGCTCATCCGGCAGGAGGGGAGAGCGGACAGCGGCACCGCGACGGGATTCCGCGTCGAGGGACCGTACCGCCTGCCCACTGCGAAGGGTGTCGTAAAGGTGCTCTCCGGCGAGCAGTCCAACAGTTCCGTCATTGTGGACGACGGCGAATCGGCCGCCATGGTGAAATTCTTCCGGGTCCTGTCTGACGGGACCAACCCGGAGATCGAGGTGGGAGCGGCGCTGACGAAGGCAGGAACTTCGGAAGTCCCTGCCACCCTTGGCTGGGTCCGGGGCGAGTGGCTGGGGCACGGCAACCACGCCTCCAGCGGCACCGGCCAGGGTACCCGGTACGTCCAGGGTGAGCTTGCGGTGGCCCACGAATTCCTCGCCGGTGGCCGCGATGCCTGGCGGCTGGCAGTGGACGCAGCCCGCTCCGGCACGGACTTCACGGCAGAAGCAAGGGCCCTGGGCGCCGCCACCGCTACAGTGCACAAACGCTTGGCGGAAGCCCTCGGGACGTCCGCCGGCTCTGCACCCAAGGGAGCAGGACCCGCTGTTGCAATGCGCGTCCGGAACGCCTGGGCGGAAGCGCGGGCCGCCGTCGGGCCTTACGACGATGCCCTGGACGCCCTGCTGGCTGACCTGGCCAAGGTTCCCGACGCGCCCCTGCAGCGCATCCACGGCGACCTCCACCTGGGCCAGATCCTCCAGGTCACCGGCCAGTCCGGCGACGAGTCGCGCTGGGCCATCCTGGACTTCGAGGGCGAGCCCCTGCGACCCATCGCCGAACGGAACGTCCCGGACGTGCCCCTGCGCGACGTCGTCGGCATGCTGCGGTCCTTCGACTACGCCGCCGGAGCAGCCCAGCGCGAGCAGGAGGGAGCCCAGGTTCCGGACAGCTGGGTTGACGACTGCTCTGACGCCTTCCTGGCAGGGTATGCCGGGGTCATTCCCGGAACGGTGGACCGAACCTCACCACTGTTTGTGGCATTGTGGCTGGACAAGGCACTGTACGAAGTTGTTTATGAAATGCGAAACAGGCCCGACTGGGTGGCGATTCCCGTAAACGCCTCCAGGCGGCTCCTGGGCAGCAACGGTGCCGGCGACTCCGCCGGTGCAGCATCGGAAGGTAACGAAATGACAGGCTCAGCACGAACTGACCGCCCGGGGGTGCCCCTGCCCGTGGATGAAGGCACCCTGGGCAGGATCGCGAACGGTGAACACCACGCCCCCCACTCCGTCCTGGGCGCGCACCTGGACGACTACGGGCACGTCACCATCCGGACCGTGAAGCACCTCGCCGAAGCAATCTCCGTAGTCACGCAGGCCGGAGAGGTTCCCATGGAGCACGAGGCCCACGGAGTGTGGGTTGCGGTGCTGGATCCGCTGGAGCAGGGCCATGTTCCCGACTACCGGCTCTCGGTCACCTACCCGGGCAAGGACACGGTGACCGTTGACGAGCCCTACCGCTACCTGCCCACAGTGGGCGAAGTGGACCTGCACCTCATCGGCGAAGGCCGGCACGAGAAACTGTGGCAGGTGCTTGGCGCCCACGTCCAGCACTACAAGTCAACGCTCGGAGACGTCAACGGTGTGTCCTTTGCCGTGTGGGCCCCCAACGCGCAGGCCGTCCGCGTCAAGGGTGACTTCAACGCCTGGGACGGACGGGAACACTCCATGCGCTCGCTGGGTTCCTCCGGCGTTTGGGAGGTGTTCATTCCCGGTGTCACCGCCGGCGCCTGCTACAAATACGAGATCCTGACGCGGGGCGGTTACTGGGTTGAAAAGGCAGACCCACTGGCTTTCGGTACCGAAGTGCCTCCGCTGACTGCCTCCAGGGTGGTGGAACCCTCCTACGCCTTCAAGGATGACGAATGGATGGAAGCGCGGGCCAAGCGCGACCCCCACAACTCCGCCATGAGCGTCTATGAAGTGCACCTCGGGTCGTGGCGCCTGGGCCTTGGCTACCGCGAACTCGCCAAGGAACTGGTGGAGTACGTCAAGTGGCTCGGGTTCACGCACGTGGAATTCATGCCCGTCGCGGAGCACCCGTTCGGCGGTTCCTGGGGTTACCAGGTCACGTCCTATTTCGCGCCCACGTCCAGGTTCGGACATCCGGATGAGTTCCGCTACCTGGTGGATTCCCTCCACCAGGCAGGCATCGGCGTCCTGCTGGACTGGGTACCGGCGCACTTCCCGAAGGACGCCTGGGCGCTGGCCCAGTTCGACGGGGAGCCCCTTTACGAACACGCAGACCCTGCCCTTGGCGAACACCCCGACTGGGGCACCCTGATCTTCGATTTTGGCCGCACCGAGGTCCGTAACTTCCTGGTGGCCAATGCCCTCTACTGGCTGGAGGAATTCCACATCGATGGCCTGCGCGTGGACGCGGTGGCCTCCATGCTCTACCTGGACTACTCACGCCAGGAAGGACAGTGGCGGCCCAACCGCTTCGGCGGCAGGGAAAACCTGGAAGCCATCTCCTTCCTGCAGGAAGTCAACGCCACCGTCTACAAGACGCACCCCGGTGCTGTCATGATCGCGGAAGAATCCACGGCGTTTCCGGGCGTTACCGCCCCCACCAGCCACGGTGGCCTGGGCTTCGGCCTGAAGTGGAACATGGGCTGGATGCACGATTCCCTCAAGTACATCTCCGAGGACCCTTACAACCGCAGGTGGCACCACGGCACGGTGACGTTCTCCCTGGTCTACGCCTTCACGGAGAACTTCCTGCTGCCCATCAGCCACGACGAGGTTGTCCACGGCAAGGGCTCCATGCTCCGCAAGATGCCCGGTGACCGCTGGCAGCAGTTGGCGAACCTCCGCGCCTTCTTTGCCTACCAGTGGGCGCACCCCGGCAAGCAGCTCATCTTCATGGGCACCGAGTTCGGCCAGGAAGCCGAGTGGTCTGAACAGCACGGCCTGGATTGGTGGCTCGCGGATATCCCTGCACACAGGGGACTGCAGCTGCTGACCAAGGACCTCAACGAGCTGTACGCGTCCACCCCTGCGCTGTACACGCAGGACAACGTTCCCGCCGGTTTCCAGTGGATCAACGGTGGCGACGCGGACCGCAACGTCCTGTCCTTCATCAGGTGGGACGCCGACGGCAACCCGGTTGTCTGCGCCATCAACTTCTCCGGTGCCCCGCATGTCGGCTACACCCTGGGTGTCCCCACCGCCGGGGCCTGGACCGAGGTCCTGAACACCGACCACACCACTTACGGCGGATCCGGTGTGCTCAACGACGGCGAGCTGAAGGCAGTGGACGAAGGACAGGACGGACAGCCGGCGACACTGACTGTCACGCTGCCTCCGCTCGGGGCGTCCTACTTCAAACCAGGAGCATCAACGGTAAGCTGA